The window CAAGGTAAGGGGAGAGTGTCGATTCTGGTAACCTCATGAGCGCGTATCGCTGGTAAGCCTTGAATTCATGTATTATACGGTCTAATTGATGAAAACCGGTTGCGTTGTCACTCAGTCGGTTCCTGGGTGAGAGAACTGTCATTCCCGCGAGGGGCGATCGGATGTCCGTTTTTAGGCGTGCAAGATTTTAGAGGGGTTATGGATAAGATACGAGCCTACCTGTTGGGCCTCCCGCGTCGGAAAAAACGCATTTTGCAAGTGATAGGTGATACGTTTCTGGTCTGGTTTGCCCTGTGGATGTCGTTTGTCGTCCGTTTGGGAGTCGATGAAATGGTCAATCCATTTGCCCAGCATCGTTGGTTGTTCGTTTCCGCTCCGATCATTTCCATCCCTCTTTTCATTCGATTCGGGCTTTATCGGGCCGTGATGCGTTACTTCGGTAATGATGCACTGATAGCCATTGTCAAGGCTGTGAGCCTCTCCTCACTGATCCTGGGGGTAGTGGTCTACCTTTACAGCAATCATCAAACGCTGGTCCCTCGTTCGATTATGTTCAACTATTGGTGGTTGAGCCTGATCATGATCGGGGGCCTTCGTTTGGCTATGCGTCAGTACTTCCTTGGTGACTGGTTCAGTGCCGCCCAACATATGCCTTTCGCCAATCGTGACAATGGCCTGACGAAGGTGGCCGTCTATGGTGCTGGTGCGGCCGGTAACCAACTGGTTGCAGCACTGCGTATGGGCCGAGCGATGCAGCCGGTTGCCTTTATAGATGATGACAGCAGCATTGCTGATCGTAGCATTTCTGGTCTGCAGGTTTACAAGCCCAAGCACATCCAGCAGATGATCGATACAACTGGGGCCCAAGAGATTTTGTTGGCGATCCCTTCATCATCGCGTGCCCGACGGCGAGAGATCCTTGGCTTCCTTGAAGGCTACCCGTTGCACGTGCGCAGCGTGCCCGGCTTCATGGACCTGGCCAGCGGCCGGGTCAAGGTAGACGACATCCAGGAAGTCGACATCGCCGATCTGCTTGGGCGTGATGCGGTGCCTGCCCAGGCCGAGTTGCTGGAACATTGCATCAAGGGGCGCTCGGTGCTGGTAACAGGCGCTGGCGGTTCCATCGGTTCGGAGCTGTGCCGACAGATCCTGGCCTTGCGCCCAACGACATTGTTGCTCTTCGAGCACAGCGAGTTCAATCTCTACAGCATTCTGTCCGAGCTCGAACGCCGGGTGGATCGCGAGTCACTGCCCGTGCGCCTGCTGCCGATCCTGGGATCGGTTCGCAACCAGGACAAGTTGCTGTCGGTGATGAAAACCTGGCGTGTCGAGACGGTCTATCACGCCGCAGCCTACAAGCATGTCCCGATGGTCGAGCACAACATCGCCGAAGGTGTGCTGAACAACGTGATCGGTACGCTCAACACTGCCCAGGCTGCCCTGCAGGCAGGTGTGGCCAACTTTGTGCTGATTTCCACCGACAAGGCGGTGCGTCCGACCAACGTGATGGGTAGTACCAAGCGCTTGGCCGAGTTGACTCTGCAGGCTCTCAGTCGCGAGCAGGCGCCGGTGCTCTTTGGTGATTCGAGCAACGTATCGCGGGTCAACAAGACCCGTTTCACCATGGTCCGTTTTGGCAACGTGCTGGGTTCGTCGGGCTCGGTCATCCCTCTGTTCCACAAGCAGATCAAGGCGGGTGGGCCGCTGACGGTGACGCACCCGAAAATCACCCGCTACTTCATGACCATCCCCGAGGCTGCCCAACTGGTGATTCAGGCCGGTTCCATGGGGCAGGGCGGTGATGTGTTCGTCCTCGACATGGGCGAGCCGGTCAAGATCGTCGAGCTGGCGGAAAAGATGATCCATCTGTCCGGCTTGAGCATCCGCTCCGAGAAGAACCCCCATGGCGATATTGCCATCGAGTTCTCAGGCCTGCGCCCGGGCGAAAAGCTTTACGAAGAATTGCTGATTGGCGACAACGTGGCGGCCACCCCTCATCCGATGATCATGACCGCCAACGAAGACATGCTGCCTTGGGATGTGCTCAAGTTGCGCCTGTCCGAGTTGCTCAAGGCCGTTGAGAACGATGATTACGCACGAGTCCGGCAACTGCTGCGGGAGACGGTGAGTGGTTATGCGCCGGATGGCGAGATCGTCGACTGGATCTATCAGCAACGCCGTTCCGATCCCTGAGCTACATACCCGGTAACGGCCGGGCTTTTGACAAGCTCCAGGCATCACCTAGGTTTGAAAGGCAGCTTCGGAAAGCTGCTTTTCCCCTACGATGTCATGGAGTGTCATTTATGCGTACAGGCGTTATTCCTTCCCTGCTGTTAACCCTTCTGCTCGGCACGATCGGCACCGCCAATGCCGCACCGACGGGGCAGGCCGGTCAGCAGCCCCCGGCATCCGGCCTGGCGGCGACCAAGGCCGGCAAGGTCAACCTCAACACCGCCGATGCCCAAACCATCCAGCGCGAGCTGACCGGTATCGGCGAAGCCAAGGCCCAGGCCATCGTCGCCTACCGCGAGGCGAATGGTCCGTTCTCTTCGGTGGATGAACTGCTTGAGGTGAAAGGCATCGGCAAGGCGCTTCTCGACCGTAACCGTGACCAGATGGAAATCAACTGACGTTGCCTGACTGAGCTGCGAGGCCGGCCAGGAAACCGGTCTCCCTACTCAACCTGATCCTTCAGGTGCGCCTTGGTCACTTCCAGGATCTTCTTCGCCAGTTCCGGATCCTCGGCACTACGTGACATCACCAGCGCGCCCACCAGGGTCGCCAGCATGACGATGCTTTGCTCTTCGGCGTCCGGCCCTGAACCCAGCGCCGTCTCCACCTGCTTGAGGCGCGACTCGATCACCGTGTCGGTCGTGGGGCTGGGTTCGCCGCGCTGGCCCAGCTCCGAGCACATGGTCGGAATCGGGCAGCCGTGCTCGGGTGTGGTCAGGTGCCATTCGGAGAGGTAGCTGTCGATGAACGACTGTAGGGGCTTGTCCTGGCTGAACAGCATGTCGCAATGCACGTCCAGTTCCGCTGCCGCTTCCTGCAGGGCCTTTTCGACCAGTTCATCCTTGGATTTGAAGTGCGCGTAGAAACCGCCATGGGTCAGCCCCAGGGCTTTCATCAACGGCTGCAGGCCGGTGGCCCCGATGCCGTCACGGCGAAAGCGCGCGGCCGCTTCCTTGATGATGCGCTCGTGGGTCTGTGCCTTGTGGTCTTGCGAATAGCGCATGGCGGAGCCTCCAAATCCATAGCCAATGATAACTGTGACCTGGAGGCGGGCGCCCCTACTTTTTTGTCGCGATGTTCAACTTTGTTCACGTGTCGCCTTTCAGCGGTCCTGGGCGTCCTTGGCATCTGCTTCGGCATTGCGTTGCTGGACGCGTCGACGCTGCTCGTCCGTCAGTTCCACCTTGTTGGCGGTGTCGCGCAACATCATCAGGCCGCCAACGATGGAGCCGACGGCCACGACGATGATCAACCAGGCATACCAGGGCATAGGGTTCTCCTCGATGAGCCGCTCCCACGCGAACGGTTCGCATGGGATGCTGGCCCTTGCCACTTTGAGTGAAGCGATTTCTCAGTGGTTCAATTGTAAACCCGTTATGCCCCGTGAGTGCTCACAGCCCGGTCAGCATCGCATCGGCCGGGGCGGCGGCGCGCAGTTGCCCGGTGAGCAGGAAGTAGACGAAGCCGACGGCCATGAAGCCGACGAAGATCAGGCCGATCAGGGCATTGAACCAGGCCATTGCGACCAGGCAGATCACTGCCAGGCCCAGCGCGATGGCGGGTACGACTGGATAGCCCGGTGCACGGAAGGTGCGCTCCAGTGCAGGCTCGGTCCGGCGCAGACGGAACAGGCTGAGCATGCTCATGATGTACATGACGATGGCACCGAACACCGCCATGGTGATCATCGCCGCGGTCAGGGTCATGCCGCCCAGGTTGATCAGGCCGTCGCTGTAGATGGCGGCGATGCCCACCAGGCCACCGGCAATGATCGCGCGGTGTGGTGTCTGGAAGCGTGACAGTTTTGCCAGTGAGGCTGGCAGGTAGCCGGCGCGGGCCAGAGCGAAGAACTGCCGTGAGTAGCCGAGAATGATGCCGTGGAAGCTCGCCACCAGGCCGAACAGGCCAATCCAGACCAGCATGTGCAACCAGCCGGAGCTGTCGCCGACCACCGCTTTCATCGCCTGGGGCAGCGGGTCGTTGATGTTCGACAGGGTACGCCAGTCGCCGACACCGCCGGCGAAGAACATCACGCCCATGGCCAGCAGCACCAGGGTCAGGATGCCGCTGATGTAGGCCTTGGGAATGGTTCGTTTCGGGTCCTTGGCTTCCTCGGCGGCCATGGCCGCGCCTTCGATCGCCAGGAAGAACCAGATGGCAAAGGGAATGGCGGCGAAAATCCCGGCAATCGCCGGCGCGCCGAAGCTGTCGGCACCGGCCCAGCCGTTCAGGGCGAAATGACTGAAGCTGAAGGCCGGGGCGACCACGCCCATGAATACCAGCAACTCGGCCACCGCGAGGATGCACACCACCAGCTCGAAGGTGGCGGCCAGCTTGACCCCGAGGATGTTCAGGCCCATGAACACGATGTAGGCACCCACGGCGGCATGCCTGGGATCGAGCGCCGGGAACTGCACGTTCAGGTAGGCGCCGATGGCCAGGGCGATGGCCGGCGGAGCAAAGACGAATTCGATCAGGGTCGCCAGGCCGGCGATCAAGCCGCCTTTCTCGCCAAACGCCCGTCGGCTGTAGGCAAACGGCCCGCCGGCATGGGGAATGGCGGTAGTCAGTTCGGTGAAACTGAAGATGAAGCAGGTGTACATCGCCGCGACCATCAGCGACGTCACCAGGAACCCGAGCGTGCCGGCCACGCCCCAGCCATAGCTCCAGCCGAAGTATTCGCCGGAAATCACCAGGCCTACCGCGATGCCCCACAGATGCAGCGTGCCCAGCGTGGGCTTGAGTCGAGTGTTCATGTGTTTCTCCCTGAACCGTTTGGATACCGCTCGGATCAGGCGATTGCAGCGGGCGTGCCAGTGCCGGGGAACATGTCGTAAAGCTGAAAAGGCTGTCGTATCGAGGATATTTCGCCGAGGTTGCCCTGAATTTCGACTTTAATTGGTGCAAGTGCGGGCATTTATGGCGCGTACCCGGCACATTTGCCGATCACCGGGTCCCGATCGTCGCCGGGTTCCGCTACAATGCGCGCCGATTTCGACTTGCCTGAGAGCCCTCCATGTCCGCCTGCCAGACTCCCATCATCGTCGCCCTGGATTACCCCACCCGTGACGCCGCCCTGAAACTGGCCGATCAGCTGGACCCGAAACTGTGCCGGGTCAAGGTCGGCAAGGAGCTGTTCACCAGCTGCGCCTCGGAGATCGTCGGGACCCTGCGTGACAAGGGTTTCGAAGTGTTCCTGGACCTCAAGTTCCACGACATCCCCAACACCACCGCCATGGCGGTCAAGGCAGCAGCGGAGATGGGCGTATGGATGGTCAACGTGCATTGCTCCGGTGGCCTGCGCATGATGGCGGCCTGCCGCGAAGTGCTGGAACAACGCAGCGGACCCAAGCCGTTGCTGATCGGTGTGACCGTGCTCACCAGCATGGAGCGCGAAGACCTGGCGGGAATCGGCCTGGATGTCGATCCGCAGGTACAGGTATTGCGCCTGGCGGCGCTGGCCGAGAAGGCCGGAATGGATGGTCTGGTGTGCTCGGCACTGGAGGCGACGGCACTGAAGAGCGCGCATCCCGGCCTGCAACTGGTGACACCGGGCATTCGTCCGGCGGGCAGCGCACTGGACGACCAGCGTCGTATCCTCACGCCGCGTGAAGCACTGGATGCCGGTTCCGACTACCTGGTGATCGGCCGGCCGATCAGCAAGGCGGCCGATCCGGCCCAGGCACTGGCGGCGGTGGTCGCCGAGCTGGCCTGATCCGGCCTGACGGGGCAAGGCCTGCAAGCCATGCCCCGCTGCCCATTCAGACCTTCAGCACCAGCTTGCCGAAGTTTTCCCCGCTGAACAGCTTCGCCAGCGTCTCGGGGAAAGTCTGCAACCCCTCGACGATATCTTCCTTGCTCTTGAGCTGCCCCTTGGCCATCCAGCCGGCCATTTCCTGCCCGGCGGCGGCGAACTGCGCGGCGTAGTCCATCACCACGAAGCCTTCCATGCGCGCGCGGTTGACCAGCAGTGCCAGGTAGTTCGCCGGGCCCTTGACCGCTTCCTTGTTGTTGTACTGGCTGATCGCCCCGCAGATCACCACGCGGGCCTTGAGGTTCAGGCGGGTCAGCACGGCGTCGAGAATGTCACCGCCGACGTTGTCGAAATACACGTCGACGCCCTTGGGGCACTCGCGCTTGAGCCCGGCAGCGACGTCCTCGCTCTTGTAGTCGATGGTGCCGTCAAAGCCCAGCTCGTCGACCAGGAAACGGCACTTGTCGGCACCACCGGCGATCCCGACCACCCGGCAGCCCTTGAGCTTGGCGATCTGCCCGGCAATGCTGCCCACCGCACCGGCGGCACCGGAGATCACCACGGTTTCACCGGCTTTCGGGGCGCCGACATCCAGCAGCGCGAAGTAGGCGGTCATGCCGGTCATGCCCAGTGCCGAAAGATAGCGGGGCAGGGGGGCGAGTTTCGGGTCGACCTTGTAGAAACCGCGTGGCTCGCCGAGGAAATAGTCCTGCACGCCCAGCGCACCGTTGACGTAGTCACCCACTGCGAAGCCCGGATGGTTCGAGGCGACGACCTGGCCGACCCCCAGCGCACGCATCACTTCGCCCAGCCCCACCGGCGGGATGTAGGACTTGCCTTCGTTCATCCAGCCACGCATGGCCGGGTCGAGGGACAGGTATTCGTTCCGGACCAGGATCTGGTTGGCGCCCGGCTCACCCACGGGGACTTCCTGGTAGGTAAAGGTCTCGCGGGTCGCGGCCCCGACCGGACGTTTGGCCAGCAGGAATTGGCGGTTGTTCTGGGTGGTCATGGCAGGTACTCGATGAGGTCAATGAAGCCTTGTAGATAGACCCTGATCGCCGCCAGGGCAAGTCTTGCCGGTCGGGCGAATAGGGCGCGATCCACTTCGCTGATGGTGATCCGCAGGCTGTTATCACCACAACTTATCACTCTGGTGCATGAAGCGGTAACCGGCCTCCTGATAGTGCTGCCCCGTGAAGCCAGCCTCTGGCTAGACTCACGCCAGGCGATCACTCACGCACTCTGCGAGGATAAAAATCATGAGCATGACGTTTTCCGGCCAGGTGGCCCTGGTGACCGGCGCTGCCGCCGGTATTGGCCGGGCGACCGCCCAGGCTTTCGCGGCCGAAGGTTTGAAGGTGGTCGTTGCCGACCTGGATGTGGCGGGTGGCGAGGGTACCGTCGAGGCGATTCGTGCCGCAGGCGGCGAAGCGATCTTCGTGCGCTGCAACGTTACCCTCGAAACCGATGTGCAGAAGCTGATGGAACAGGCCGTGGCGGCCTATGGCCGGCTCGACTATGCCTTCAACAACGCCGGGATCGAGATCGAGAAGGGCAAGCTGGCCGACGGCACCCAGGATGAGTTCGACGCGATCATGGGGGTCAACGTCAAGGGCGTCTGGCTGTGCATGAAGTACCAGTTGCCGTTGATGCAGGCCCAGGGTGGCGGCGCCATCGTCAATACGGCGTCGGTCGCTGGCCTGGGCGCGGCGCCGAAGATGAGCATTTATGCCGCCTCCAAGCACGCGGTGATCGGCCTGACCAAGTCGGCGGCGATCGAGTACGCCAAGCGTGGTATTCGCGTCAACGCCGTGTGTCCGGCGGTGATCGACACCGACATGTTCCGTCGGGCCTATGAGGCCGACCCGAAAAAGGCCGAATTTGCGGCGGCGATGCACCCGGTAGGGCGCATCGGCAAGGTCGAGGAGATTGCCAGTGCCGTACTCTACCTGTGCAGCGACGGTGCGGCCTTCACCACCGGCCACGCCTTGGCAGTGGATGGCGGCGCCACGGCGATTTGACCGGCCACGGCCTTCTCCGTCGGCTGTAGTTTCCATGTAAAGAGAACCCGCAGATGCGGGTTTTTTTACGTCCGTCGATCTTGCGCATGCTGTCGGAGCATTCGCTCATTCATGCAGGGAGAATACTGGAGGCCATGATCGACGTGGCTTGCAGTGGTACCTGGACAGGCTTTTTGTGCAAGCGGAAGGGGCGGTTTTGTATGGTTAACTGCCCGGCGGGAAATAACCGTGCCTTGGAGCGTCACATACAATGGATCTGGAAATCGATCGTCAGGCGCTGGTGCCTGTCGTGCAGCAAGTCGTCAATGCCATCGTCGAATGGGTGCGCCTGAGCCGGGCATGCCCGGGGACTCGCCTGCCGTCGGTTCGGCAGTTGGCCAAGGAAAACGCTCTCAGCCAGGCCAATGTCACCGAGGCCTACGAGCGGCTGGTGATGCAGGGGGTACTGGCGTCACGTAATGGTTCGGTGTTCATCGTCGCGGAAACCTCCGGTGCATCCCGGGTGACCAGCGAGCCGGAGTGGTATGAGGGCCTGGAAGCGAAATGGGGGGCGTTCAGCGATCATCCGCTGGGTGAGTTGAAGCTCGGTTGTGGCTGGGTGCCCCAGGGTTGGCGCGAAAGTGACGATATCGGTTATGCGGTGCGTGAAGTCAGCCGCACGCAGATGCAGGGGTTGTTCCACTACAGCACGCCGCTGGGGCTGCCGGCCCTGCGCCAGCAGTTGCACAAGCGCCTGACCCAGAAAGGCATCCACTCGGTGGACGGCGAGGTGCTGACCACCCTGGGCGTTACCCAGGGACTCGACCTGCTGGTGCGCACGCTGCTCAAGCCGGGTGATTGCGTGGTGGTGGAAACCCCGGGCCATGGCAACCTCTACCGGCTCCTGGCACTGCAGGGCATCGAGTTGCTGGAGGTGCCGCGGACCCGTTCGGGGCCCGACCTCGAGGCGCTGCACACACTGCTGCGCACGCACCGGCCCA of the Pseudomonas vanderleydeniana genome contains:
- a CDS encoding SDR family oxidoreductase, producing MSMTFSGQVALVTGAAAGIGRATAQAFAAEGLKVVVADLDVAGGEGTVEAIRAAGGEAIFVRCNVTLETDVQKLMEQAVAAYGRLDYAFNNAGIEIEKGKLADGTQDEFDAIMGVNVKGVWLCMKYQLPLMQAQGGGAIVNTASVAGLGAAPKMSIYAASKHAVIGLTKSAAIEYAKRGIRVNAVCPAVIDTDMFRRAYEADPKKAEFAAAMHPVGRIGKVEEIASAVLYLCSDGAAFTTGHALAVDGGATAI
- the eat gene encoding ethanolamine permease, with product MNTRLKPTLGTLHLWGIAVGLVISGEYFGWSYGWGVAGTLGFLVTSLMVAAMYTCFIFSFTELTTAIPHAGGPFAYSRRAFGEKGGLIAGLATLIEFVFAPPAIALAIGAYLNVQFPALDPRHAAVGAYIVFMGLNILGVKLAATFELVVCILAVAELLVFMGVVAPAFSFSHFALNGWAGADSFGAPAIAGIFAAIPFAIWFFLAIEGAAMAAEEAKDPKRTIPKAYISGILTLVLLAMGVMFFAGGVGDWRTLSNINDPLPQAMKAVVGDSSGWLHMLVWIGLFGLVASFHGIILGYSRQFFALARAGYLPASLAKLSRFQTPHRAIIAGGLVGIAAIYSDGLINLGGMTLTAAMITMAVFGAIVMYIMSMLSLFRLRRTEPALERTFRAPGYPVVPAIALGLAVICLVAMAWFNALIGLIFVGFMAVGFVYFLLTGQLRAAAPADAMLTGL
- a CDS encoding DUF2897 family protein encodes the protein MPWYAWLIIVVAVGSIVGGLMMLRDTANKVELTDEQRRRVQQRNAEADAKDAQDR
- the pyrF gene encoding orotidine-5'-phosphate decarboxylase; this translates as MSACQTPIIVALDYPTRDAALKLADQLDPKLCRVKVGKELFTSCASEIVGTLRDKGFEVFLDLKFHDIPNTTAMAVKAAAEMGVWMVNVHCSGGLRMMAACREVLEQRSGPKPLLIGVTVLTSMEREDLAGIGLDVDPQVQVLRLAALAEKAGMDGLVCSALEATALKSAHPGLQLVTPGIRPAGSALDDQRRILTPREALDAGSDYLVIGRPISKAADPAQALAAVVAELA
- a CDS encoding ComEA family DNA-binding protein, giving the protein MRTGVIPSLLLTLLLGTIGTANAAPTGQAGQQPPASGLAATKAGKVNLNTADAQTIQRELTGIGEAKAQAIVAYREANGPFSSVDELLEVKGIGKALLDRNRDQMEIN
- a CDS encoding TetR/AcrR family transcriptional regulator, whose product is MRYSQDHKAQTHERIIKEAAARFRRDGIGATGLQPLMKALGLTHGGFYAHFKSKDELVEKALQEAAAELDVHCDMLFSQDKPLQSFIDSYLSEWHLTTPEHGCPIPTMCSELGQRGEPSPTTDTVIESRLKQVETALGSGPDAEEQSIVMLATLVGALVMSRSAEDPELAKKILEVTKAHLKDQVE
- a CDS encoding NADP-dependent oxidoreductase; the encoded protein is MTTQNNRQFLLAKRPVGAATRETFTYQEVPVGEPGANQILVRNEYLSLDPAMRGWMNEGKSYIPPVGLGEVMRALGVGQVVASNHPGFAVGDYVNGALGVQDYFLGEPRGFYKVDPKLAPLPRYLSALGMTGMTAYFALLDVGAPKAGETVVISGAAGAVGSIAGQIAKLKGCRVVGIAGGADKCRFLVDELGFDGTIDYKSEDVAAGLKRECPKGVDVYFDNVGGDILDAVLTRLNLKARVVICGAISQYNNKEAVKGPANYLALLVNRARMEGFVVMDYAAQFAAAGQEMAGWMAKGQLKSKEDIVEGLQTFPETLAKLFSGENFGKLVLKV
- a CDS encoding polysaccharide biosynthesis protein, which encodes MDKIRAYLLGLPRRKKRILQVIGDTFLVWFALWMSFVVRLGVDEMVNPFAQHRWLFVSAPIISIPLFIRFGLYRAVMRYFGNDALIAIVKAVSLSSLILGVVVYLYSNHQTLVPRSIMFNYWWLSLIMIGGLRLAMRQYFLGDWFSAAQHMPFANRDNGLTKVAVYGAGAAGNQLVAALRMGRAMQPVAFIDDDSSIADRSISGLQVYKPKHIQQMIDTTGAQEILLAIPSSSRARRREILGFLEGYPLHVRSVPGFMDLASGRVKVDDIQEVDIADLLGRDAVPAQAELLEHCIKGRSVLVTGAGGSIGSELCRQILALRPTTLLLFEHSEFNLYSILSELERRVDRESLPVRLLPILGSVRNQDKLLSVMKTWRVETVYHAAAYKHVPMVEHNIAEGVLNNVIGTLNTAQAALQAGVANFVLISTDKAVRPTNVMGSTKRLAELTLQALSREQAPVLFGDSSNVSRVNKTRFTMVRFGNVLGSSGSVIPLFHKQIKAGGPLTVTHPKITRYFMTIPEAAQLVIQAGSMGQGGDVFVLDMGEPVKIVELAEKMIHLSGLSIRSEKNPHGDIAIEFSGLRPGEKLYEELLIGDNVAATPHPMIMTANEDMLPWDVLKLRLSELLKAVENDDYARVRQLLRETVSGYAPDGEIVDWIYQQRRSDP
- a CDS encoding PLP-dependent aminotransferase family protein, with protein sequence MDLEIDRQALVPVVQQVVNAIVEWVRLSRACPGTRLPSVRQLAKENALSQANVTEAYERLVMQGVLASRNGSVFIVAETSGASRVTSEPEWYEGLEAKWGAFSDHPLGELKLGCGWVPQGWRESDDIGYAVREVSRTQMQGLFHYSTPLGLPALRQQLHKRLTQKGIHSVDGEVLTTLGVTQGLDLLVRTLLKPGDCVVVETPGHGNLYRLLALQGIELLEVPRTRSGPDLEALHTLLRTHRPKCLFINSLCHNPTGSSLTLPVATQLLQLAQAEDFLIVEDGVCSDLQGGPGVQLAALDSAQRVIYLGGFSKTLSSSLKVGFIRAHAGLIQRLAEVKMITSLGASRFTECVVATLLANGAYRKLVQRLRQRLETEMAATLDVLEESGWEVFSEPSAGMFVWARSRRYNPAQVQAGARQLGVLLAQDSAFTPRATSAGWMRINVAYATDSRARKFFRLLGGAESTSTILKTTQM